The window GCCTCAGCCAGCAGGAGTCGTGGGCAGCCACTTGAACAGGAGCCCTGCTAGGAGCAGAACCTCAGGCCCCAGTGCCCCTCACTGGGCTTAACTTTGGTGGAGGCCACCCAGAAGAGCAGGGCCTGAGTGCAGTGACCAAGTAGATACCAAGGGCGGTGGGGGCTGCCAACCAGCTGAACTCCCCCAGCCCACTCCTTTACAAGAAAATAACCGTATGGGACATTTCAACTGGGCCACAGCAAAGGCCTTAAGAGTACAGAAACCTACCCCACCCAAGGCCTGTTCTCTCCTGGACCTTTCCACTGTGTGCACAGGTGTACTCTGCCTGTTTTATTAAATAGTagcctttggtgtgtgtgtggggggggagcgCTCATTCCCCCCCGGGgtctggtaccaaggattgaaccagctgctctgccactgagctgcagccccagcttctcatttgtttcatttattctgaagcagggtcttgctaattgcctaggctggtctctaAGTTTTGATCCTCcagctcctgcctcagtttcctgagtgcTGGGATCACCAGTGTGGGCCACCAAATCAGCACAAGCAGCCCATTTCTAAAGAGCTGTTCAGGCAGTGGGGGATGCTCCCCCAAGACACTAGGGAAATGTCCAGTCGCGCTCCCCCCATCTGCATCCAGGCTCTCACTTGAGGTCCCTGTCCCCATCTCCTACCCACTCATCTGGTGAAAGCAGGCTTCCCTCAGCCCTGTACCCATAGGGAGTCCTCTGCCCTGACTCCAGGAGGGTGCCGAGGCTCGCTGACCACGACACAGCCCTCGAGCCAGCAAATGCCCAGAGGTGACTGCGCAGCCTGAGTCACACCCCATGGGCCTAGGAAGAACAGCTCCGTTCCCCTCTTTGGATTTTGAGCTGGGAAAACATTGTCCTAGGACTACTGAGGAACAGGAGAGGATGAGACTACCACAGGGAAGAGCAAGGCATCCCCAGAAGGGCAGTGCTTGGCTGGCCCTGGTTCTCCCAGCTATGGGAGCCAGTCAGTCCCCTGGGCTTGCATCCCTTCCTGTTGAGCCCTGGACTAATGGGACAGTTGACCAAGGCCCTTTTCTTCCTGCCCAGGACCCCTGGGAACCCAGGAAaggcaggagggcctggaggagggctcCCTGGCAACCTGCAGACTTCAGGGAAGCTCTCCCACCCTACAAGGACTCTGGGATTGGGTCTAGTTCTCCACTCCCGTACGTCTGCAGGCCTTGGCCCTGCTCACCGACAACACAGACACCCCACTCTCCTCAGCATGTGATCCGAGCCTCAGGCAGCTCTGGGAGTCGAGGATGGCATCTGCTGCCCTCGGGCTATGCCCAGTGTCACCTATCACCTGGGAGCTCTGAAGTCTCAGAGACAGCAGCCAGGGTGGGGAGGGTTCGCGGTGGGAGGGTTGGGGTGCTCAGGCGAGGCCCGCCCGCTCCAGGTCCTGGGGCAGCACGCGGCCCTTCCTGCGGGCCTTCTGAAGGCGCCGCTCAGCCTTGGCCGCCTTCTTCCTGCGCAGGTTCTGCCGCCGCCGGTCCTGCCGCTGCTGCATTTTCTCCACGACGTGGGCCGAGCGCTTTTCCCACTGGCGCTGCCGCTGAGCCCGGCGCTTCTCCTTGCGCTTCAGGGCCTCCTGCAGCAGCCGCTCGTTGTCCCGGATCTTGACCCCCTCGGCCTTGTACAGCAGGTTGGTCCACTTCATCTTGGCCTCCAGCTCCCGGGCCTTCCCTGCGTCCTGCTCCCGCAGCTCCTCCAGCCGGCCTTGCCGCGCCTGCAGGCGCTCCAGCAGCTGCCGGTAGTTCTTGCCTGTCAGAGGGGTCAGGTTCCCCTTCACCTTCTGCCGCTTCTCCTTCCGCCGCTGGGCCTTGGTGGCCGGCTCCTCCTCACTGACCTCCACCTAGGGACGAGCAGCAGGTCGGTGACAACGCAGAACCGGCACCCCGCCTCACGAGCACCCAGACCACTCGGCTGCTGCCACCCAAGAGGGAGTTGAGGCCACAGAGCCAACCAGGGGACAGGCCAGGGCCCGGAGCCTGCTCGGTTCACCTTATTGAAGATCAGCGCTGGCTCCTGTGGCCCTGTGCAGACTGCTGCAGGGGGAGCCGCCACTGCTGCAGTGCCTCCGGCCTGTGCTGCggccttctccttctccttcgcTAGCAGCTCCCTCCGCTTCCTCTTCTTCCGATCGCGCTCCTGCTTTCTCCGCTGCCTTTTCTCCAGTCTGGCAGCAGAGAGCGTACCATCCTGGGGGAAGCAGGGTCTGCTCAGAGTCCTCCCAGCCTCAGGGCCCTGCCCTGACACAGGGCGGAGATGGAATTAGGGCTGGAAGGTGCAAGAGGAGCTCCTCAACAGGACTGCTGCCCAAGGTGCCAGTGGCTCCAGGGTGAGGGTCAAGAGGGTGGCTTCCAGCTTCAGGCCAACCGCAGTTTCACCAACTGCCACGCGTGTCACTGCAGTTCTGAGCGGGGCCTGGTTCTGCATGAGCAAGCCGGTCCTGTGCACTAGGGCTCTGCACTGCAGCCCCATCCCAATGGCCTTTCAGTTCCACAGCCAATAAGAGTGCCCTGCACCAGACCTACCCAGCCCTGTGCTGCAGGAATGAGGGCCCAGAACCTTGACGGCCTCTTAGGAACCAAGGAAGGGCCAGTGGTcatgacccaggaggctgagaagcTGAAGCTGTCTGCAGAGCAGAGGTGGACGGGAGGGGTCCCAGGGAAAGGTGGGTGCCCAGGTCAGAGAGTAAACAGCACTACTCAGCACAAAAATGGAGGCTGGCCAGTCACCTCATCTCATGGTGACCTTTAGAAGAACAGATGGGCCATGCTAGCCGTTGTGGCGCCAACAAAGGTGGCTTCCCAGAGGAGAAGGCTGGGCTTCTGAGACCCATGGGAGAGAGGAACAAGCAAAAGGCCAGGGACCCTGGGACTGAGGTTCTCCAGGAAGCAGGGAAGGGCACCTGCTCCCCCAGGGCAGACCCTGCTCCCTGCTAAGAGCCCCCTCCCACCCCGAGCATGGAGCTGGGTAGGGAGGCCACTCCAAAGACATACTGATGAGTGCTCCAGAGGTGGCCCACCTACCTGGCCTCGAGCCTGCTGGATCTTCTCATGCAGCCGCTGGCGCAGGACATCCAAGGCAAAGACAGAATCAGGTGCTGCAGCCTGGCCACCtgcagggagggagacagggctGAAAGGAGGCCCCTCTTGATGTCCTTCCCCAGGGCCCAATACCTAAGCCTCAGCCTGTACTCACTGCCCTCCTGTCCCCAGTGGCCACTTGCGGATCTACAGGCCAATCCATTAAATTCCACTCCATCCACCTCTTCCATGTGGATTGGCCCCTACAGCCTCCTGGATTGGATGGTTATATCTGGGTCActgtggtacaaaaaaaattcttcctacCAGTCTCACTGCTCCAGATGCTGAGAAACTCATAGCCATGTCCTCCATGGTCTTGGTCCACATAGCCCAGATCACCATGCTCTTCCCAGTCTACTACCCACTGCATTTCTGTGATTTTCACTCTCTGGGAAGCTCTGAATACCCAGTGCCCTGATGGTGACTTAAGAGCAGAGGAGGCCACATCTGCATCTAATCCCCACCCCATTGCCCTGGAGCCCCTTACCTGCAGGGGCCTCTGTGGAGATGGAAGGCTCCTCTTTGTTTGCTGTTGGCTTCTTGGTCCCAGGAGCCACTGGAGATTTCTTCTCCCCAAGGGTCTTGGCTTTGTGCTCTGAAGCCTTCTGTTCCTGTTCCCggaatttttttggtgttttctttcttttcttttttcggGGTCCAGAAGCTTCTGAGCCTTGAATTTTACTAGCTGAGATATAAAGTGACAAAAAGCTGCTATTCCAATCTCTATGCCCCACACAGCAACAGGAAGGTCTCACAAAGGCTTTGATCCCACAAGGACTTTGATCCCATGAAGGAAATCAGGTAGATTTCAGGTAGGCTGAGGAGCCAGCAACACTAGGCCACAGTGCTCAGAAACAAAAGCTCCAAAAACAGAGCAGCCACACACCAAAACCTAGCACACAACCATGTGCAGGACCCAGCACAAAGGATTCTCCTGCACAAAGCCCAGGATGTGCACCAGCTCAGCACCTGAGCTGGGGAGACACACACATCCATGTCCAGCAGCAAGTTATGGCACCTCTGCCCAAGAAAATCCTGTGTGCTGACTTGAGTGGGAATCAAGCCCCTgtccattcctattttttttttttttaagtactgtggattgaactcaggggtactcaaccactgagccacatccccagccctattttgtattttatttagagagagggtctcactgagttgcttagcacctggccattgctgaggctggctttgagctcgagattctcctgcctcatggCAGgagccctcttcctccctccctccacctctgacTGACTGCTCACTGCTCCCTATAGACTACTCCAGGTGGAGAGCTGGAGATGCACCAGGACAGCCCCAGCAGCTCCAGGGGAGGAGCGGTCCTCCTTGGCAGGAGGGGGCTTGCTGAGAGCAGGGGTGCTCCCTTCACCCCGGGGCCACGCGTCAGGGTAATGCCCAAGAGTAAGGTAGATTACACTTTGTTCGGCATTTCACAGACTCTCTGGTCCACTTGAGGGCTAACTGGGGTCAGATggctgccccagcccctgcctggagTGGGGCTCCCTGCGAAGCCTCTGGTCCTGACTCCATCGGACCCTCTCCTGGACTGGATCCGGC is drawn from Urocitellus parryii isolate mUroPar1 chromosome 4, mUroPar1.hap1, whole genome shotgun sequence and contains these coding sequences:
- the Surf6 gene encoding surfeit locus protein 6, encoding MASLQAKDAYLQDLARKICAPHDPEPPRLARASKIQGSEASGPRKKKRKKTPKKFREQEQKASEHKAKTLGEKKSPVAPGTKKPTANKEEPSISTEAPAGGQAAAPDSVFALDVLRQRLHEKIQQARGQDGTLSAARLEKRQRRKQERDRKKRKRRELLAKEKEKAAAQAGGTAAVAAPPAAVCTGPQEPALIFNKVEVSEEEPATKAQRRKEKRQKVKGNLTPLTGKNYRQLLERLQARQGRLEELREQDAGKARELEAKMKWTNLLYKAEGVKIRDNERLLQEALKRKEKRRAQRQRQWEKRSAHVVEKMQQRQDRRRQNLRRKKAAKAERRLQKARRKGRVLPQDLERAGLA